AAccaaattaatcattaaaattatACGTATAAGCAAGTGTGTGACATCACCATCACCATAATAATAATGTGATGAATTTAATTGAAACAGTAATAGATCATATACAATTACAATGACATTTTCATTGTTATTAACAATTCTTTTGGGCACTGATTAATAACAATTTAATTACAATTTGATTATCTTGTTCCACCAGTTTTCTTCTGACGCCTCTTCCTTGGGTTGATCCTTCCCAGCCATGCCCATGAACATAGAAAATGGAAAAGACATAGATAACCCTACAATGGACTTGAAGGTAATAAGAGACCCTTGTGGTGAACCCTTAACATAAATCTCATTCAATGTGAACCAAAGCAAGAAGTCCCTAGCCTTGACCCCAGTGAGATTCTTGATCTTCTTAGGTTCAATATATGCTGTGACAATTGAATCATAGCACACAAGTATGTTATCAAACCTGTGTTCTATCTTCTTCTGAAGCTTGAGCCAAACAAATCCAATCTCTTTCACATAGCCACATTCCTCAATGTCCTGAATTGTTAATAATCCTTTTGGCAGGCCTATTTCTGCAAGCAACAAAGAGAATTTCTCCCTACAAAGTTTGTCACCATGGTACACCACTGCCTTTCCCTTCAGTTCCT
Above is a genomic segment from Arachis stenosperma cultivar V10309 chromosome 1, arast.V10309.gnm1.PFL2, whole genome shotgun sequence containing:
- the LOC130946726 gene encoding uncharacterized protein LOC130946726, encoding MSMALTEELKGKAVVYHGDKLCREKFSLLLAEIGLPKGLLTIQDIEECGYVKEIGFVWLKLQKKIEHRFDNILVCYDSIVTAYIEPKKIKNLTGVKARDFLLWFTLNEIYVKGSPQGSLITFKSIVGLSMSFPFSMFMGMAGKDQPKEEASEENWWNKIIKL